A window of the Heptranchias perlo isolate sHepPer1 chromosome 37, sHepPer1.hap1, whole genome shotgun sequence genome harbors these coding sequences:
- the LOC137304239 gene encoding submandibular gland secretory Glx-rich protein CA-like, producing MQNEQEPEPAETQNQQETAPGETQDEQESAPVEAPDQQESAPVEAQDEQESAPVEAQDQQEPAPVEAQEPAPVETQEPAPVETQDQQEPAPVETQDQQEPAPVETQDQHEPAPVETQDQQEPAPAEKQDQQEPAPAETQKQQEPAPVETQKQQEPAPVEKQDQQEPAPVETQKQQEPAPVEKQDQQKPAPVEKQDQQEPAPVEKQDQQKPAPVEKQDQQESESCAVAEPAGDSTSGKAEPAGADTCGSAEPAGDSTSGKAEPAGDSTSGKAEPAGADTCGSTEPAEDSTSGNAEPAGASICGNAEPAEVSSCQYTEPADASTCGDEELEEICTCGNSRSTRASTCGNHWG from the coding sequence ATGCAGAACGAGCAGGAGCCAGAACCTGCGGAAACGCAGAACCAGCAGGAGACAGCACCTGGGGAAACGCAGGACGAGCAGGAGTCAGCACCTGTGGAAGCGCcggaccagcaggagtcagcaccTGTGGAAGCGCAGGACGAGCAGGAGTCAGCACCTGTGGAAGCGCAGGACCAGCAGGAGCCAGCACCTGTGGAAGCGCAGgagccagcacctgtggaaacGCAGgagccagcacctgtggaaacGCAGGACCAGCAGgagccagcacctgtggaaacGCAGGACCAGCAGgagccagcacctgtggaaacGCAGGACCAGCATgagccagcacctgtggaaacGCAGGACCAGCAGGAGCCAGCGCCTGCGGAAAAGCAGGACCAGCAGGAGCCAGCACCTGCGGAAacgcagaagcagcaggagccagcacctgtggaaacACAAAAACAGCAGgagccagcacctgtggaaaaGCAGGACCAGCAGgagccagcacctgtggaaacACAAAAACAGCAGgagccagcacctgtggaaaaGCAGGACCAGCAGAagccagcacctgtggaaaaGCAGGACCAGCAGgagccagcacctgtggaaaaGCAGGACCAGCAGAagccagcacctgtggaaaaGCAGGACCAGCAGGAGTCTGAATCCTGTGCAGTCGCAGAACCAGCAGGAGACAGCACCTCTGGAAAAGCAGAACCAGCGGGAGCCGATACCTGTGGAAGCGCAGAACCAGCAGGAGACAGCACCTCTGGAAAGGCAGAACCAGCAGGAGACAGCACCTCTGGAAAGGCAGAACCAGCAGGAGCCGATACCTGTGGAAGCACAGAACCAGcagaagacagcacctctggaAACGCAGAACCAGCAGGAGCCAGTATCTGTGGAAATGCAGAACCAGCAGAAGTCAGCTCCTGTCAATACACAGAACCAGCAGatgccagcacctgtggagatGAAGAACTAGAAGAAATCTGCACCTGTGGAAACTCAAGATCCACAAgagccagcacctgtggaaacCATTGGGGGTAG